A DNA window from Paraclostridium bifermentans contains the following coding sequences:
- the cspC gene encoding bile acid germinant receptor pseudoprotease CspC → MIDEKSFFILYTGDIKKSFEENNIDKYVILNDELATIYVPLDFQAEILDTIRNIEWWQKSQPMASLIELNNNLSNGESVLSAVGGDYVESNPYLNVSGENILVAVIDSGVDYLHKDLIDDNNSSKILYLWDQENNSKKPPEGMIFGSEFNREEINKAIQNQDNSLSKDNTGTGTMACGIIAGQGNINREYRGIARGVDLIVVKLREYKDIYYKGKTSYEMSDFVAALTYAFNISIKENKPLIVNFTVGTISSINIEAAIIESYGILEKSGIVLVSGAGNEGNTDIHFAGTLKDVDSYRDVSIQNGNNTNLDIVIRGKGPDKFFLQLISPSGDISQIIRYAPDDRIYRGRFYIEKTSYIVLNKFPWLESGDQRIEINLMDIKPGIWTLRLSPEFIIHGDFDVYLPNKALIDKTTRFTDSKSNATITKLGLASSVITIGTYNDKTNSLWIGSSKGNLSGSRVRPDIIAPGVDIISTFNYNEYNTATGTGVSSSIVCGSLALIMQYLEEESRVPKLSLFTEPLRTYLMIGATRQEIYTYPNISQGYGIFNLRDTFRQIARNL, encoded by the coding sequence GTGATTGATGAAAAGTCTTTTTTTATACTTTATACTGGCGATATAAAAAAATCATTTGAAGAAAATAATATAGATAAATATGTAATTTTAAATGATGAATTAGCAACTATATATGTTCCATTGGATTTTCAGGCAGAAATTCTTGATACTATTAGAAATATAGAATGGTGGCAAAAATCACAACCAATGGCATCGCTAATAGAATTAAATAATAATTTAAGTAATGGAGAATCGGTACTTTCAGCAGTTGGAGGTGATTATGTAGAAAGTAATCCATATTTAAATGTTTCAGGAGAAAATATTTTGGTTGCAGTAATAGATTCTGGAGTAGACTACTTACACAAAGATCTAATAGACGATAATAATAGTAGTAAAATATTATACTTATGGGATCAAGAAAATAATAGCAAAAAACCTCCAGAAGGAATGATATTTGGGAGTGAATTCAATAGAGAAGAAATAAATAAAGCTATACAAAATCAAGATAACAGTTTGAGTAAGGATAATACGGGAACAGGTACTATGGCTTGTGGTATCATAGCTGGTCAAGGTAATATAAACAGAGAGTATAGAGGAATTGCAAGAGGTGTAGATTTAATAGTTGTAAAATTAAGAGAATATAAAGATATATACTATAAAGGAAAAACAAGTTATGAAATGTCTGATTTTGTAGCGGCATTAACTTATGCTTTTAATATATCAATTAAAGAAAATAAGCCTTTAATAGTAAATTTTACAGTAGGAACAATATCATCTATAAATATAGAAGCTGCTATAATTGAAAGTTATGGAATACTAGAGAAATCCGGCATTGTTTTGGTTAGTGGAGCTGGGAATGAAGGAAATACAGATATACACTTTGCCGGAACATTAAAAGATGTAGATTCATATAGAGACGTATCAATACAAAATGGGAATAATACTAATTTAGATATAGTAATAAGAGGCAAGGGACCAGATAAGTTTTTTTTACAATTAATATCGCCATCAGGTGATATTAGCCAAATAATAAGGTATGCACCAGATGATAGAATTTATAGAGGTAGATTTTATATAGAAAAAACATCTTATATTGTTTTAAATAAATTTCCTTGGTTAGAATCAGGAGATCAAAGAATTGAAATTAACTTAATGGATATAAAGCCTGGGATTTGGACCTTAAGGTTAAGCCCTGAATTTATTATTCATGGAGATTTTGATGTATATTTACCTAATAAAGCATTAATAGATAAAACCACTAGATTTACAGATTCAAAGTCTAATGCAACTATAACTAAGTTAGGGCTTGCAAGCTCAGTTATAACTATTGGAACGTATAATGATAAAACTAATAGTTTGTGGATTGGATCATCAAAGGGAAATTTAAGTGGAAGTAGAGTTAGACCGGATATAATAGCACCAGGTGTTGATATAATATCAACATTTAACTACAATGAATATAATACAGCTACTGGAACTGGAGTAAGTAGTTCAATTGTATGTGGATCATTAGCACTTATAATGCAATATTTAGAAGAAGAGAGCAGAGTACCTAAACTATCTCTTTTTACAGAGCCTTTAAGAACTTATTTAATGATAGGCGCAACTAGACAAGAAATATACACATACCCAAATATTTCACAGGGTTATGGAATTTTTAATCTCAGAGATACTTTTAGACAAATTGCTAGGAATTTATAA
- a CDS encoding sulfite exporter TauE/SafE family protein produces the protein MLNAILGLLAVITAGFSTVYVKDFKQHRDKSKNKIFKTGIFIGFITDFLDAIGVGSFATTTGILKLNKHINIPDKLLPGTLNVAHALPMIVQAFMSLNSISVDLITLVSMIIAAVAGSWIGAGIISKLPEKKVQLTMGVALVGTAILIILGQVGLMPAGGDAMSLSGSKLVIGIVGNFILGALMTAGIGLYAPCMAMVALLGMNPKAAFPIMMGACAFVGPIASTKFVKEQAYEREISMGITIGGVVGSILALLFVTNMPVYWLKWLVVAVVSYTAVTMFKAGLSKDETLELEQVS, from the coding sequence ATGTTAAATGCAATTTTAGGATTACTAGCAGTTATAACAGCTGGGTTTTCAACAGTCTATGTAAAAGACTTTAAACAACATAGGGATAAAAGTAAAAATAAAATATTCAAGACAGGTATATTTATAGGATTTATAACTGACTTTTTAGATGCTATAGGGGTAGGATCTTTTGCAACAACTACAGGAATATTAAAGTTAAATAAACATATTAACATTCCAGATAAACTATTACCAGGGACTTTGAATGTTGCACATGCACTGCCTATGATAGTTCAAGCGTTTATGTCATTAAACTCAATAAGTGTGGATTTAATAACTTTAGTGAGTATGATTATAGCAGCGGTAGCAGGATCTTGGATTGGAGCTGGAATTATATCTAAATTACCAGAAAAAAAGGTACAATTAACTATGGGAGTAGCGTTAGTTGGAACTGCTATACTGATAATACTAGGACAAGTTGGATTAATGCCAGCTGGAGGAGATGCGATGAGTCTTAGTGGATCAAAATTAGTTATAGGTATAGTAGGAAACTTTATTTTAGGAGCTCTTATGACAGCAGGTATAGGATTATATGCACCATGTATGGCAATGGTTGCATTACTTGGTATGAACCCTAAGGCTGCATTTCCTATAATGATGGGAGCATGTGCATTTGTAGGACCAATAGCTAGCACAAAGTTTGTAAAAGAACAAGCGTATGAGAGAGAAATATCTATGGGTATAACTATAGGTGGAGTAGTTGGATCTATATTAGCATTGCTATTTGTTACAAACATGCCTGTATATTGGTTAAAATGGTTAGTAGTAGCTGTTGTAAGTTACACTGCTGTAACTATGTTTAAAGCAGGGCTTAGTAAAGATGAAACTTTAGAACTTGAACAAGTAAGTTAA
- a CDS encoding sensor histidine kinase — MLGISKSKKFEASNKLATILTIGISAFLVVFYILSLIYIFKYNLILMIKPEDFIRIFNIVLAFLATVSCILCYNSTKKEELFIVSLMYMIFVIDITLGVFDNLTLKNTIISMKGYIAISTSLMRISIILIATLPLKKVRTFIIENKIYSILIVVLSATIFGYLESKSIIFPIRKETDFFIFYNIMLIFVYSITSTILFKKSIKERDYTYSVIGASIMMFLVKAFYAIVGARIPIIEIKFISISITYMSFIILIVGLFLETTISIKKKKELEEEKKIFYNLVEENKASCIYISDMCGKVIYSNKKTKDYFFGNDDYKNAALTERIELAMATIDKDVMKTIEDSVKQNGCWNGKIEINDGKNIIDCGIQKIIDSSLKGIDEHGETAKLVVTFNDITEEHRMEKYISEYEKIKDHEKLKNEFFANISHELRTPLNIFYSTTQLLDAKSYNEDVDFRQVYSTYRQSLKTNCQRMLRLINNMVDITKIDVGYTKPNMKNCDIVRLIEEITMSVVIYAKQKGINIIFDTDEEENIIKCDPEMIERAILNLVSNAIKFTKPDGNIFVNIHINKEWVQIIVKDDGVGIPIHMQDLIFERFVQADKSLTRMNEGSGIGLSIVKAMVELNEGEIYLESDGENGAEFEILLPNKKLLGDIIEDETKDYKVDVQKIELELSDIYELY, encoded by the coding sequence ATGTTAGGAATTAGTAAAAGTAAAAAATTTGAGGCTAGCAATAAATTAGCAACAATATTAACAATAGGGATATCAGCTTTTTTAGTTGTATTTTATATATTAAGTTTAATATACATATTCAAATATAATTTAATTTTAATGATAAAACCAGAAGATTTTATAAGAATTTTTAATATAGTCTTAGCTTTTTTAGCCACAGTAAGTTGTATACTATGTTACAATAGTACAAAAAAAGAAGAATTATTTATAGTTTCTCTAATGTATATGATATTTGTAATAGATATAACGTTAGGGGTGTTTGACAATTTAACTTTAAAAAATACTATTATAAGTATGAAGGGGTATATAGCTATATCTACTTCATTAATGAGAATATCTATAATTTTAATAGCAACATTACCTTTAAAAAAGGTAAGAACATTTATTATAGAAAATAAGATTTATTCTATATTAATAGTTGTTTTAAGTGCAACTATATTTGGATATTTAGAAAGTAAAAGTATTATATTTCCAATAAGGAAAGAAACAGATTTTTTTATTTTTTACAATATTATGCTAATTTTTGTTTATAGTATAACTAGTACTATTTTATTCAAAAAGAGTATAAAAGAAAGAGATTACACATACTCCGTTATTGGAGCTAGTATAATGATGTTTTTAGTTAAGGCATTTTATGCTATAGTGGGAGCAAGAATACCTATAATAGAAATTAAATTCATATCAATATCAATAACATATATGTCATTTATAATACTTATAGTAGGCTTGTTTTTAGAAACAACTATAAGTATAAAGAAAAAGAAAGAATTAGAGGAAGAGAAAAAAATATTTTATAATCTTGTAGAAGAAAATAAAGCAAGTTGCATATACATAAGTGATATGTGTGGCAAAGTGATTTATTCTAATAAAAAAACAAAAGACTATTTCTTTGGAAATGATGATTATAAAAACGCTGCACTAACCGAAAGAATTGAACTTGCTATGGCTACTATAGATAAAGATGTTATGAAAACTATAGAAGATAGTGTTAAACAAAATGGATGTTGGAATGGAAAAATTGAAATAAATGATGGTAAAAATATTATTGATTGTGGGATTCAAAAAATTATAGATTCAAGTTTAAAAGGTATTGATGAACATGGAGAAACTGCTAAATTAGTAGTTACATTTAATGATATAACAGAAGAACATAGAATGGAAAAATACATATCAGAATATGAAAAAATCAAAGATCATGAGAAGTTAAAAAATGAATTTTTTGCTAATATAAGTCATGAATTAAGAACTCCTTTAAATATATTTTATTCAACCACTCAATTGTTAGATGCAAAATCATACAATGAAGACGTTGATTTTAGACAAGTGTATTCTACATATAGACAAAGTTTAAAAACTAATTGCCAAAGAATGTTAAGACTTATAAACAATATGGTTGATATAACCAAAATTGACGTTGGATATACAAAGCCAAATATGAAAAACTGTGATATAGTAAGGTTGATTGAAGAGATAACTATGTCAGTTGTAATATATGCAAAACAAAAGGGTATAAATATAATATTTGATACAGATGAAGAAGAAAATATTATAAAATGTGATCCAGAAATGATAGAAAGAGCAATTTTGAATTTAGTATCTAATGCTATAAAATTTACAAAGCCAGATGGCAATATATTTGTAAATATACATATAAATAAGGAATGGGTTCAAATAATTGTAAAAGATGATGGTGTTGGGATACCTATACATATGCAAGATTTAATATTTGAAAGATTCGTACAAGCAGACAAATCATTGACTAGAATGAATGAAGGAAGCGGAATTGGGTTAAGTATTGTAAAAGCTATGGTTGAGTTAAACGAAGGCGAAATATACTTAGAGAGTGATGGAGAAAACGGAGCAGAATTTGAGATTTTATTACCTAATAAAAAGTTATTAGGCGATATTATTGAAGATGAGACCAAAGATTATAAAGTAGACGTTCAAAAGATTGAATTAGAACTTTCTGATATATATGAGTTATACTAA
- a CDS encoding ligand-binding sensor domain-containing protein — protein sequence MGKISLFNKFNIFVLLNILLFAYSTLDIYSNSNNITFNDFNIDQGISQTTIESIFQDSKGYVWLGTNDGLNKFNGYDFKVYNYEEDENSISNNFITDIKEDKDENIWIATIDGVNKLDQKSGKFTNYLKENNLISSENATDILITKDNKILVTTDDGLNIYNSKKDRFDRILSKKNDLASQFIYCIDEDKEGNLWLGTKLGVSKVSKDFKHIKNFTIDKSDMSKNEIYNVFCDDEDGYIWVGSANSGLYKINTKTNQITSYKCDPFDENSIPCYSIGAIKKDSKGNLWIGTSKGLALYNKEKNNFDIYTHKIYDKNSLVNNDVKSLMEDSNGLIWVGTYSGLSVFDAESKIKHYKAGQDKDYLLSENIVHGIYEDNDGDLWVGTNSKGVNIIDRKKNKSVYLNTKTEKRFINDSVNDITGKGNQIYIATDGGLIEVNKSNNEISHYGVADGLVNDRVKDILLDSKGYLWMGTADGVSILDTKTKKFIDINKYINKGQERNKYVRYVFEDSEGNYYLGFLRDEGLCKIDPKNKTIKFYKNNKQDKYSLSNNYVRYINEDSHGNIWVGTSYGLNKLDKETERFERYTTKDGIANNTIYGVLVDDENDIWISTNKGLSKINSLNNKVQNFSVTDGLQGNEFNGNAAYKSKSGELFFGGVNGLNSFYPEKIIKSDKKPKILFDTFIVNNKEYNNINEMKFSESTDTITIKFFTPDYSNYKNTTYEYNLDGSSGNAVRTKDNYVTYNDLPPGKYRFRVKAIDTSGNVSDENYVTFTIKPPIWLSWYAVIIYILIGLGLIANHKRKMKKLDKLVQKKTLRLREEMEKNNVLLKRNIKLEQNKNSYFVNLSHELRTPLNVISSTNQLILGLLKKDGHIKEENLSHHIDVSQRNCKRLLNLINNIVDSAKLQNDMYIVTLEETDIVYLVEETALTLKDYVRTKGIELIIDPEIEEKLIRCDKYEIERCVVNLVGNAAKFTPEGGSITITIKDLEEKVMISVLDTGVGIEEKYHKLIFDRFNQVVEENNKVKRGSGLGLTITSQIVKLHKGEIYVESKIGKGSNFVIILPVNPNEYNYKSKNI from the coding sequence ATGGGGAAAATTAGTTTATTTAATAAATTTAATATATTTGTATTACTTAATATATTACTATTTGCATATTCAACATTAGATATATATTCAAATAGTAATAATATAACATTTAATGATTTTAATATAGATCAAGGCATAAGCCAAACAACCATAGAATCTATTTTTCAGGATAGTAAAGGATATGTATGGCTAGGTACAAATGATGGATTAAATAAATTTAATGGATATGATTTTAAAGTTTATAATTATGAAGAAGATGAAAATAGTATTAGCAATAACTTTATAACTGATATAAAGGAAGATAAAGATGAAAATATATGGATAGCGACTATAGATGGAGTAAATAAATTAGATCAAAAAAGCGGCAAGTTTACAAATTATTTAAAGGAAAATAATTTGATTTCAAGTGAGAATGCAACGGATATACTAATTACAAAAGATAATAAAATATTAGTTACAACAGATGATGGACTAAATATATACAATTCTAAAAAAGACAGATTTGATAGGATTTTATCTAAAAAAAATGATTTAGCAAGTCAGTTTATATATTGTATTGATGAAGATAAAGAAGGCAATTTATGGCTGGGAACAAAATTAGGTGTTAGCAAAGTATCTAAAGATTTTAAGCATATTAAGAATTTTACTATAGACAAGTCAGATATGAGTAAAAATGAGATTTACAATGTTTTTTGCGATGATGAAGATGGATATATATGGGTTGGAAGTGCTAACTCGGGATTATATAAGATAAATACTAAAACAAACCAAATAACTAGTTATAAATGTGATCCTTTTGACGAAAATTCAATTCCCTGCTACTCAATTGGAGCAATAAAAAAAGATAGCAAAGGTAATTTGTGGATTGGGACGTCTAAGGGTCTTGCCCTTTATAATAAGGAAAAAAATAACTTTGATATATACACGCATAAAATATATGATAAGAATAGTTTAGTTAATAATGATGTTAAAAGTTTAATGGAAGATAGCAATGGGCTTATATGGGTTGGAACATATTCGGGATTAAGTGTATTTGATGCCGAAAGTAAAATTAAGCATTATAAGGCTGGTCAAGATAAAGATTATTTATTAAGTGAAAATATAGTCCATGGCATATATGAAGATAATGATGGAGATTTATGGGTGGGTACAAATTCAAAGGGAGTAAATATAATAGATAGAAAAAAGAACAAATCTGTATATTTAAATACCAAAACAGAAAAAAGATTTATAAATGATTCGGTAAATGATATAACTGGAAAAGGAAATCAAATATATATAGCTACTGACGGAGGTCTTATAGAAGTAAATAAATCTAACAATGAGATAAGTCATTATGGAGTAGCAGATGGATTAGTTAATGATAGAGTAAAAGATATTTTACTAGATAGTAAAGGCTATTTATGGATGGGTACTGCAGATGGAGTTAGTATATTAGATACTAAGACAAAAAAGTTTATAGATATAAATAAGTACATAAATAAAGGGCAAGAGAGAAATAAGTATGTAAGATATGTATTTGAAGATAGTGAAGGTAATTACTATTTAGGATTTTTAAGAGATGAAGGATTGTGTAAAATAGATCCTAAAAATAAAACTATAAAGTTTTATAAAAACAACAAGCAAGATAAATATAGTTTAAGTAATAACTATGTAAGATATATAAATGAAGATAGTCATGGCAATATTTGGGTAGGGACTAGTTATGGGTTAAACAAACTTGATAAAGAAACTGAAAGATTTGAAAGATATACTACTAAAGATGGTATAGCCAATAATACTATTTATGGTGTTTTAGTAGATGATGAAAATGATATATGGATAAGCACTAATAAAGGATTATCAAAAATTAACAGCTTGAATAATAAAGTACAAAATTTTAGTGTTACAGACGGGCTTCAAGGAAATGAATTTAATGGGAATGCAGCTTACAAAAGTAAAAGTGGAGAACTTTTCTTTGGAGGTGTAAATGGATTGAATTCATTTTATCCAGAAAAAATTATAAAATCAGATAAAAAGCCTAAAATATTATTTGATACGTTTATTGTAAACAATAAGGAATATAACAATATAAATGAAATGAAATTTAGCGAGAGTACAGACACTATAACTATTAAGTTTTTTACTCCAGATTACTCAAATTATAAAAATACAACATATGAATATAACTTAGATGGAAGTAGTGGAAATGCAGTTAGAACAAAAGATAATTATGTAACTTATAATGATTTACCTCCAGGTAAATATAGATTTAGAGTTAAAGCTATTGATACAAGTGGAAATGTAAGTGATGAAAATTATGTAACATTTACTATAAAACCTCCAATATGGTTAAGTTGGTATGCAGTAATTATATATATATTAATAGGACTTGGACTTATAGCTAATCACAAGCGCAAGATGAAAAAATTAGATAAATTAGTTCAAAAGAAAACTTTAAGATTAAGAGAAGAAATGGAGAAAAATAATGTTTTATTAAAAAGAAACATAAAACTAGAACAAAATAAGAATAGCTATTTTGTTAACTTATCTCATGAGCTTAGAACGCCTCTTAATGTAATAAGCAGTACTAATCAATTGATTTTAGGATTACTGAAAAAAGATGGACATATAAAAGAAGAAAATTTAAGTCATCATATAGATGTGTCTCAAAGAAACTGTAAAAGACTTTTAAATTTAATCAATAATATAGTAGATAGTGCTAAGTTGCAAAATGATATGTACATAGTAACATTAGAAGAAACAGATATAGTCTACCTAGTTGAAGAAACAGCATTGACTTTAAAAGATTATGTAAGAACTAAGGGGATTGAGCTAATTATTGACCCTGAAATAGAAGAAAAACTTATAAGATGTGATAAATATGAAATTGAAAGATGTGTTGTTAACTTAGTAGGAAATGCAGCTAAGTTTACACCAGAAGGTGGAAGTATAACTATAACTATAAAAGATTTAGAAGAAAAAGTTATGATAAGTGTTTTAGATACAGGTGTAGGAATAGAGGAAAAATATCATAAGCTTATATTTGAT